In the genome of Sinorhizobium chiapasense, the window CCTGGAATTGCTCTAGCGGTGAGCCAGGGTCTCGCAGCTTCCTCAGGCCGGTTCAGTCCAAGGAATCATGCCGCTTGCATCTGCAACTCGGCGAAGGCCTCACGCACATGATCGGCGACCGCGAGCACCGGCGCCGGCGCGTCCTCGATAACCTTGAGCCCGATGTCGTAGTGCCCGAGATCCGGCAAACCGTCACGCTCACCGAGCTGGACCATGTCGCCCTGGACCAGGTAGCGCGGCAGCGGAGCGATGGCGAGGCCGGCGAGAACCGCCGCCCGCTGACCGGTCGTATAGGCGCTGAGGAAGGCAACGCGGAACTTGCGGCCGGCCCGGGACAGTTTCTCGACCGCATCGGCGCGCCAGACGCAGCCGTCTTCCCACATGGAAACCGGCAGGGGATCGCGCAAATGCGCATTGCCGCATTTCGCGCCCGCCCAGACGAGCTTCTCCTGCAACAGGATTTCGGCGTCCTTCGACGTTTCATCGGTCAAGCTGTTGAAGATGGCTATGTCCAGCCGGTGCTCGTCGACCCGCTTGCGCATGGCGTTGCTCATGCCGATCGATACGTCGACGGTGACATTCGGGTAGGATTCCGCAAAGCGCTTCAACACGTCCGGCAGGATCCGCTCGCCGACATCCTCCGGCGCGCCGACCCGGACTACGCCGTTCATGTCGGGCAGAAGGAAGCGCGACACCGTTTCATTGTTGAGCGACAGGAGCCGACGGGCAAAGCCGAGCAGCAACTCGCCCTTCGGCGTCAGCGACACCGAGCGCGCGTCACGCAGGAAAAGCGTGCACCCGAGCAGTTCCTCCAGCTTCTTGATCTGCATCGAGACGGCCGACGGCGTGCGGTAGACCGTCTCCGCCGCCGTGGTGAAGTTGCCGGTTTCGGCGATGGCGACAAAGGTCTTCAGCACATCCATCTCAAGCAGCGGAAGCGCGTGGCGCAGCATCATGTTCATGGCGGTATCCTCATTCAGAAAAACTGAAAGATAACATGATTTCATTTCGTTTGATTGAACATCAAGCGTGAGCGATAGTCAAGCTGCAAGGAAGATCCAGGGCAGAATCGGGATTAGGGCGCAGCGGGTTTACCGCCTCGCATCCGCCGAAACTCAAGAGGAACCGATCCCGTTCATGCTTCTGGGTTGGCCCAAGTCCAAGGCAGTGCGATCTCGGAAAGGAAGAAGCTCATGTCCGCGTTGACACTGGTGATTACGCCGCACGGCAATGCCTCATACATAAAGATCGACGGGCAGATGGCCGCGACCACGGTCAAACAGGACACGGTCATCCGGCTTCAACCGGAAACCGTGGCGCTCTCCTCGATGATCCCTGGCGACGGCGACATCGTCCTCGCCATCCTGTCGCACGCCCGGTCCTTCATCGACCGGATCGCCACGAGGCGGCGCGCCAACAACCTCGCCAGGAATCGGGTGGAAACCCGCCGCGAATTGGCGAAACTTCCCGCGAGGGTCAGGAATGACCTGTTACTCGCGGAACAACAGCCGGTGACGCTTTCGGATAGAGTTGTTTCGTAAGGCGGCAACCGATCACCATGTTTGATGAAAAGCATCAAACATATTCGTTGGAATGATGAATGGGGTTGCACCATATTAGCTTTCATGGTCGCGACCTTTTGAGAAGCTCAGAAGGAACCAGAAATGTCTACGAACCAGTTTTCATCATCGAGCCACGGGCTGTCCGCCCTGCCCGGCCTTTTCAATCTGCGCGCACGCGCCTGGGCCGCATGGAAGCGGCACCGCAATGAAGTCGTCCTGGAAAGCCTGTCCTACGACACGCTGAAGGATATCGGTTTCCCGTCCGCTGACGACGAGGTCCACGAGGTGCAGAAGACCCAGCAATGAGCGCCGATAGCAAATATCCTCCCGCCCGATGTCGGGCAATACTTGACCTCTGAAGGGCATTCCCGCAACGGAATGCCCTTTTTGTTTGGGCGGACGACTTTCAGTCATGCAAACGGGCAACGATCTGCGGCGACAGTTCCCTGATCAGTTTTCTCCGGATGGCCGCCGCAAAATCGGCCTCGTTCCTCACATCCATCACAAAGGCATCAGCG includes:
- a CDS encoding LysR substrate-binding domain-containing protein; the protein is MNMMLRHALPLLEMDVLKTFVAIAETGNFTTAAETVYRTPSAVSMQIKKLEELLGCTLFLRDARSVSLTPKGELLLGFARRLLSLNNETVSRFLLPDMNGVVRVGAPEDVGERILPDVLKRFAESYPNVTVDVSIGMSNAMRKRVDEHRLDIAIFNSLTDETSKDAEILLQEKLVWAGAKCGNAHLRDPLPVSMWEDGCVWRADAVEKLSRAGRKFRVAFLSAYTTGQRAAVLAGLAIAPLPRYLVQGDMVQLGERDGLPDLGHYDIGLKVIEDAPAPVLAVADHVREAFAELQMQAA